The genomic window CCCTGCCTCCACCATCTGTCTCTGCCCCTCACTGCTCATCATCAGCCATGTTCGTGCCATGCTTCCTTTCCTACCAATCTGTCGCCTCGCTACCCTCTCTTCACCCATCATTTTCTCGGACGAAAGAAAGAGTgttgaaaaaaaatgtattagagTGAATGTTGGTAACGCTTTTTATATTTGTACACAAGTCTTTTTGTAATGAATATAAAGTATATTTCCTTTtgactttctttcttttaattagAATAGCATTTAATTCACCAACGAATTGGTGTAACTGATAaggttttggtattttttttgaagaaatcaaaatgatatatatattaacaaaaaacagCCTACCTAGCACAAGATGTGTCAAGATAGCCTACCAATGTTTACAAAGAGTCGTAGAAAGAAATACAAataatcatacaaggcccaaacatatCCAAGGACTAGACCATCAACTATGGTAGTTCAAGACTAAAGTAACACTCgttgtcttcaaccacctataagaaaatagtttgatcttgtccaacaactgATGAGGGGTACTGGTTGAGCCCCTAAATAATCTgtgatttctttccgtccacACAACTCAAACGCTAGCAAGCCAAATGAGTTGCAAAAAAGACCGACGTGCTCTAGATCCACCAGCAGAGagagtaaactgaacaaaatgatcccGTATAGAAGTAGAACCCGTCGATGATATGTCAATCCAAGTACAAACTAAATCCCAAATAGAACCAAAGGTACTGCACGAGATGAATAAGTGATATGCCGATTCAACCCCCCCACATCCAGATACACAATGAGTAGATGCATAAGAAAGAATGTCTCGAGTGACTAGGTTTGATTTAGTGGGTAACCTATCACGTAATAAACGCCACACAAAAATGGAGACCTTCAACGGGACCTGACGATGCCAAATAAGATGCTCCGCGTCATCCACAACAACCGGATCAATAGTAGTCAATAACTGATAAGGTTTTGGTTGCATGTGGTCAGGGGTTCAATTCATGACTCATGCGTATGAAGAAAAATTGGTTGGGAGGGGAGAGCCTACTTCAAGTGCTCCACAGGTTTCATGatggagattagtcatcgctaacacTATGTTTGGATGCCAAAGAGataggaaagagagaaatagtgaagagagaaataagagagaagagagatagAAGAGAAATTGGATGGAAATTTTATATGGTTTGGATGAATAGAGAAGTGAGAAGAgggaaattaataaaaatgagaaaataacaaatttatccttttttacaagaaaataaacTAGTTGAATGAGGGTAttgttgtaaaattatttatttcactACTTGTCACACAAATCTCTCCTAATATGGagagatttatttttggcaGTTACTAACCATTATATTTCCctctttccttatttctctcCTCATCCAAACTATAgaaataattaatttctttgctatctctctctttcttatttctctcttttgtaaATCTACCTAAACAAACACAGTGTAACAGCGGTGGAAACCTCGtatcaatatcatggtaacccaaaaaaaatagtctTCAATTCAATGTATTCAATGATatagttttttgtgtttttgtattgcggaatttggtggaATATGTTTTTATAGAGTAAAATCTCTTGAAATATATTGCTATGTGAAGAatattttcaaagttcttaTTTTATCCATCATAACTGTATGTATAGAcctacaaataaaacaaacttttaaatcatatattttataaaaataaactaatcctAAATATTTTAAGCATATCCTAAAATTTctaaacagaaatataaatattaaattctaatattaccttattttaaatataataattaacgtattttttaataatttgtaaattttatttccttttgacTTTCATTTAATTAGAATAGTCTTTAATTCGCCTCTCTGAGTGTAGCTCGGTTGGTATggatatcgcactatatgtgcaggagcccgggttcgaacccgggacactccacttatttacctttaaggtgaattttctagccattagactacttgacaaattttaaaaaaaaaatagtctttaATTCAATGCATTCAACTAGGAAATTAATGCACGTTTGATCGCTTATTACACCGACTTTTTTTGGCGTTTTATCCTTTTTGAATGCGACTATAATGAACCAACAAATCTAAGCTCAATTCAATCGCACAGTTGCACGGTGATTTTATGAGTTTACAAACACGTACTTAGATTCGATAAATTTATGTAAATACTGAAAACATTTAGttttaattatggtttaccaaAATCAAAAGGTAGATTGATCTATTTTTACCGAAAACAATCAAATTTTAAGTCAACATCAAATACGATGACAACAACAGTAATACCTAACTAGATTTTACGATAGAAATCAACTTTTGGCATATACTCTCCAATTTTATATAAGCAACAAAAATATCTTATTTTATGGTCTCAACtctcaaatataaataactcaaaaaataaaaaaataaaactcaaatatAAATTGTTCCTGCTAGAGAACAAAGGGTTCTATTCAGTAATAGATGATTTCTCTATCACTAAGTGTGATGGTTTTTCTGTGTGTGTGAATTTGGAACGTATTTTGACCATACCTATATGTAAATAGGCTCGTGTAGGTGACGGTTTTGCCTTTGGAGCCCCTATTCTCCATGTTCTCAGGTTCTCCTCTGTGGAGTTCGTGGGTGTTGCTGTTTATTCCCGCCAGGTTCATGTTTATCACGTGGCATTGGGGAATAGATCGTGGGCGAACCAGATCGCGTCTTTGACGACTTGGGCTTGCTGGGCGAATTGGGCCTGTTACGGTTTTTGGGCTGGCGCTAATATTATAATGGGCCTGAGTGAATTGGACCTTTATTTGGTCGCCCAGTCCATAAACAAAACTTATCTAGCAACTTTTCAGCATATACGCACTCCAATTTTGgcatattgttcaattttttattttaattttagctACTATTGTGTTGATTGTttcatataaaattaacaattgtactttgtttgttaattattttttataattgattttatttattattttctttcacaATGATTTTAAAATGCATATAAATTGCACTTCACATTATTAGAACAGGttaatttttagtatattaCTATATGTTAAATGTGTCGATACACATAATATTAACGAATCagatttttttgaataagcaaCTCAAATCAAACTAGACTGAATATtatttcactacaagaaaatggTGTATTAATGGCAAATTGTTCTCAAAGACTTGTGAATTAAAATAATAGCATTGCTAACAGGTATACCCCTCAAAAAACTAGAGTGTGAAATTAAAATTCCAAGGGTTGTGCACCTCAAAAACGAGATTGGGAATCACAAATTTGACTTTCGAAGGGTAACCCCTAAAAAATAGGAATCACAAATTCTAAGGCTCGTGCTTACtcgcaattttatttttgcaatgtGTCTCTCTTTCTTCATGTCATCCTTTTGATCCTTCAGTCTTCAATCTTCTTAAGTAACAACACTGCTACTCCTTCTTGTTGGATACAAATGCAAAAGCTTGGTCTTGAGACCAATTTGATTGTTCTCAAAATGACAAGGTTGATCCTCGTCAATCTTCCCCATCTGTTTCACCTCAGTTTTGTTTCTAAACCCTGAAACCGATGGTTTTTGCCTTGTTGCAACATCGAGGTTGATGATCTTAGGCTTAGGCAAGTGTGGAATGTGATTGGCAGCAACAACACCATACCCACCGGCACATTCGATAACACTTTTCATGTAAAATTGTCTTGCTTTCTTTAGAATTCTTACAGGACCTAATAGGAAGTGCTTAAACTTACTTtgctttgttgttttctttgtcATTGTTCCTAGTTCCTACCTTCAACTATAGAATCCCCCCACAATTAATTTGAAAATCTAGTTTGATAATTATTTGGAGGAAGGGTTTGTTTGTGTATATAAAAAGGAAGTTGTAAATGGTCGTGTGGTGCACTCGTGTTGTATGAGGAGTGGACTTACACTTAAAATTTTGCTTTGGACAGCAAGGTATGGCCTATAAGAGCATCCAAAAGGAAAATTGGATACTATATTAAATGATGTGCGATTCACGACATGAATAAAAAATACTGTATcaaatactaaaaataaatacaaattagTGTGAATTGTTGAGTAGTAGTATAAACCAATAAGGATTTGTTTATATTAAATGATGTTATGTGTGTACTAACGAGAAAGTGACAGTGATCCATATAAACCAACTAACTTGCCAACATTCTCTCATAAAATTCAATTAGGCTGGAGATAGGATATTAaagaatcataaaataaaaaggttaaCACAGAAACATAATATGAAgaacattttttaattaaacacATGAAGTTATTATAACAGAACTGGCTAACCATAACTAGAGGACCGACAGCTATAGCATGACATGTATGATCATATGTTTGGCAAATGTAAAACTGTTaatgtaaaacaattttacagACAACTAGTCACAATTTGCCAATACAACAAAAAATTTGATGAATtgctattattaaaaattgttctACATGGTGTAGCAAGTGCATCAGCGCGCAAGTGTTCGCTTCACAATATACGTAGGTCACTTGGATGGTCCAACATGACATCTttatttagcattttcttttttatgtttacCTTTCTTTTTCGTATACCACTTTTGTATGGATATAATTTGACATGTAGGgaatatttttgtttgaattgttCCTGATGCTTCTAAGAATTAGTAAGATGTTTATGAATTAAGCCTTGCATTGAAGAAAAAGAGTATTGGATAAGGGATGGGCTTGCTTTTCAATGGCTGTAAATACTCCCCATCCCTGAAATGCCTTAGTATCCATGATAACAGCTTGCAAATAACTCAGAAAAAGTATCATGACAAGTTATACTTTTACTCCATCTATATTCTAATCGGTCTTTTACCACAGTTGGTTTTTATAAATTGACCAAGTTTTAAAGCATGGTTAATCCTCTCAATAAAAGAAGGCAAAGACTTGAACCTTTAATGCATTTTCTCTGATTCCTGAACTCAAATACAGAAATGCCACTTTCATACCCGGTGTGAACTTAGAATAATTAAATCTAACAGACAAGTGCTACAAAATATATATTGCTTCTAGAACATAAGCATGCCTGACCTGACATACATATACAGATGAGTCAAGAGACTGGTGTTTGCTGAGAGTCAGACCATAACATGACAGTAGCAAGAAGTGCTATCGTGGCAGTTTCAACTCGAAGACGATGGGGCCCAAGATTAACAGCTTTAGCACCTGCCTCCATCATCATATTTACTTCTTTCTGGGTGAAATCTGCAGACCTCCAATACAACATAAACTAGCATCATTTTCACTTTAGcagaaaatattatatatttatgtcCTCCCTAGAAACACAACAATTATTTGCCAACTACacacattttcgttttagcCTGATAGAAACAGGGAGAATTTAACTTAAACTATTTAAACTCAACTTATGACTCCATCAATTTGAAATGCCCATTCATCTCCAGTCAGGCAGACATGTggtgaaacaaaacaaaaaatgaaattagacTTATTAAGTACACTAACCTCCCTCTGGTCCAACTATGATTAAGCCACTAGTTTCTTTTTCCAATGATGTCAATGCATTTAGAACAGGAGCTGCTTCTGCTGTTGCAATAAGAGATAGCTTTGATTGCGCAATCTAAGCCACAAAAAATAGATCAAGTCATGAACATAGAAGACAAGTGTTGGAATTCTATGAGCATAATCCATGAATTGACTATGTAGCCACATGTATTAAATTACCAACACCTAACTGTCCTAACACCAATGGAATCAAATCCCTGGTTTAACTCAAAGAGttccaagaaagaaaaaaaaggaaaataataaaCATATCACTAGTAAATAAGATGGAAATCGTGGATGTTAATAGGTTATTACAATGCACTGATCACTATACTTCTCAAACAACTTAAATTCATGTCAACTTTCTTGCCACTTGCCAGGTATTTATAATGGAGAACTTACAAGATGCAAAATATCACCAATCTCTACAGGAGGTTTCAGGATCATTTCATGCAGCCTTTGACCTAAAAAAAGAGGCAATAATACAAGATTCACTGACCAAAATCAAAATGGGTCACCCTTCAATTAGACCCAACTTTCTGAAAGGAGCAAAATATAAATGTTTAACCTCAGATGCAAAAAAACAGTTACATTGTTTAGACGCTGCTAAAATGACACGTTCCAGTCTGTCCACCCGATTTTCTGAGATTGACGGAGAACGTTCAGTCAACAGCGGAGTAACACTACTGGCTCCAAGTTCCTATGTAAGTCATGAATGGaagaaaaacaactattacatataAAACTGGTAATATAACCAGAtaaaatttcaataagctaTTGAACATACCGTACACTTCTCTACAAGCCAGTCAGCCCGGCCACCCTTCAGAGTACCTGTATGATTCTCAACAAGTGGAAAATTGGGGCGGAAATTCAAGTTTTGAAAACAAGCAACcatcataaataattaatttttgtttagtaGAAAACTACAAAACCTACCAAAACCAGAAAAAACATGTAATTGAAAATTCTGCGCAGGCATTAACTTCAGATCAGTCAATGCAACAAAATCAACTCCAGTGCGGTCAATGTTCTGTATGGACCCTTCTACCAAACCTCCTTTTCCATTGAAGAGCTGTACCCTTGAACATCATGATTTggattaaaacaaaaaagttttgcAGATCACAGTGCTAGAAGGAAATGTTGAAGCATAGGCTAGAGACATGGGCAATAACTATCTTTCATTTTACTTCCAATGACTTAAAACAAACTCTCCTTCCACCTTCtcatttctatatataaaagaattaGTATTTAGTAAAAGACATACGGAGTAAAAAATTTGCAGGTACAAGAAGTTCTACATTTAAATCTACTGTGATTTTCCTAAGCTTATTAGTTATTAGCAATCAACATTAAACAATCTAATGTCTATAGTTATGAAAGATAATTCAATTTGGCAAAAGAACATCAAATTCCAAGGACAAAATTAATCATCACAAACGAAAACCAAATAATCTTCTCAAACGCATGACTCATTAGCAGTGATCAAGAAGGATTAATTACCTATCGTTGGTAGACAACCTCAATACTTTTGTCATGTGCCAGAATTCATCGCCTTTTACCCGAATAACATTGCCCTGAATagtaacaaaaacaaacaagtaaataaacatCTTCAAAACATTTGGCCAATccaatcaaaaaaataaacagcTCAACCACAACAGTTTATCAAAAAAGTTAAGAGTCTGTTTGGCAAGACACGTTTTTTTAGtatataagctcatataatttttaaaaataaaactgtTTTGTAACTGACATGTTCTCACGAGTTTGTGGCTTATTTtgactagcttatagcttatcattttctctctcaattttacccATCTTACTTAAAAcatatattactaattttaccaaacaccacaaattcaatcaaattatcagctattttttttttttcaaacaaagcAAACGAATTGTTATCAAGTCCTCAAAATGCTAACTTTATGAGACCCGAATTAAAAACTTTTACTTATTCCCCATCTCAATGAGAGGCCAAGTACCGTATATAGATTACACTCAATAAGAAGAGAACTTATCAACTGAAAATTTTCCCAAATTGAAGCTACACCTATTGCTCAAATTAATGCGAATTTTCATAGAAATATGAATTAGAATATGATTTGTGGCATAATAATAGATGAAGTATAAGAGAGAATGCCTTGGAAGGAGGAAGAGTTTCGGAGTAGAAGCGAGGGAGGCCACCACGAGACTGGTCTTCATAATCGGAGGAGGAAGAAGTGAATGCGCGAACCCTAAAGCTTCTTCGGAGGAACATTCGATTCGCGAAGCGGAAGTTTGCGGGTATTACTAGGGTTTGcaacattttgaaattttgtaccaaatcaattcaatttcaatttggtaTTGTTATCGTCTTTGTCTGAAACGGTTGCGTTGCATTTGCAGAGATTTAGTTATGGCGGGAAACTACCACATGGCCCATGAGTCAGGCCCATATAAAAATAGTCCACAATTGGTTTTCATTTTTGATTTTCGTTTTTTCGGCCCCCCTATGTTGCCTTGAAGCCCCCATTCTGACCAAATTAACTAATTATAAGGGGAAAAAACTCATTTTCtttatcccaaattataagagaaaaaaaaactaaaatttctctttttctcataaaattaaatgtaaattgcatttaattttttttctcttcacttTTATCAATAAACAATGGCCAATCAAAATTCTTTGTATATATTtctatgaaacttattttaagaaaaatacaaaaacacatactccaaattattatgttttagtttttattaataagtgtgattttttttttcccttatcatttgggacggagggagtattgattatttttattaatagtgtCTTCAAgtatttattgtaaaaaagataaatatataaaatgagaTAAGAAATTATAAATATGGTATTGTTTTAAAGTACTCTCTTCCATTctttttatactttttataagaaacaattcactttttagattcatcaaATATTTGATGTATGTGGTCTATATTTTAAACTAgttacatcaattattcaatgaatctaaaaaattcaattgtttcttaTATAAACACGAGAGCTAGTAAAATAAAGAATGTTATCAAAAGTTATAATttatggttaaatatgtttttggtccctatagttttccataattttcattttagtcgctgaagattttttttcacactttttagtccctgaaattttttccgtcaatatttttagtctatatttttcattcaactcgtgcataccattttaaattttaaaatattttatgtggtcatgtttagtacattgtatgaatctctcttacaaaagttttaaattttttaaacaaaagatgaattaaaatattaaatatgaattttttagttttttgcacataaaaattcataaataattcatcttatgttaaaaaattataaatttttatcggagatgttcttataatgttataaacatgaatacaaaaaatcattcaaaaatgtgaaagtatacacgagttgaatgaaaagtatggACTACAAGTATTGACGGAAAAAActt from Trifolium pratense cultivar HEN17-A07 linkage group LG1, ARS_RC_1.1, whole genome shotgun sequence includes these protein-coding regions:
- the LOC123882036 gene encoding ribosomal RNA small subunit methyltransferase E; protein product: MLQTLVIPANFRFANRMFLRRSFRVRAFTSSSSDYEDQSRGGLPRFYSETLPPSKGNVIRVKGDEFWHMTKVLRLSTNDRVQLFNGKGGLVEGSIQNIDRTGVDFVALTDLKLMPAQNFQLHVFSGFGTLKGGRADWLVEKCTELGASSVTPLLTERSPSISENRVDRLERVILAASKQCQRLHEMILKPPVEIGDILHLIAQSKLSLIATAEAAPVLNALTSLEKETSGLIIVGPEGDFTQKEVNMMMEAGAKAVNLGPHRLRVETATIALLATVMLWSDSQQTPVS